Proteins encoded within one genomic window of Pygocentrus nattereri isolate fPygNat1 chromosome 7, fPygNat1.pri, whole genome shotgun sequence:
- the LOC108434966 gene encoding dysbindin domain-containing protein 1 — protein sequence MEAQGGAGSPDPNKDIQRLLKPSSSGELSKEPTHHPPGEEEGVILGHTSGLLHVSERRQPLSSVSSLEVHFDLLDLTELTDMSDQELAEVFADSDEENCNESPASHHHHPPPLHRGGYMRSPSWTRCSKGEPTRDRKHHSDSDSADPHRKLERPKQP from the exons ATCCCAACAAAGATATCCAGAGACTACTGAAGCCCTCCAGCTCAGGAGAACTATCTAAAGAGCCTACCCATCATCCCCCAGGCGAGGAGGAGGGAGTTATCCTGGGACACACATCAGGGCTGCTGCATGTCTCTGAGAGAAGAC AGCCCCTGAGTAGTGTGTCTTCCCTGGAGGTGCACTTCGACTTGTTAGACCTGACAGAGCTCACAGACATGTCTGACCAGGAGCTGGCTGAGGTTTTTGCTGATTCTGATGAAGAGAACTGCAACGAGTCACCTGCAA GTCACCACCACCATCCCCCTCCGCTGCACCGGGGCGGCTATATGCGCTCTCCCTCATGGACACGCTGCAGTAAGGGTGAGCCTACAAGGGACAGAAAGCACCACAGCGACTCAGACAGCGCTGACCCGCACCGCAAACTGGAGCGGCCCAAACAGCCCTGA